A genomic segment from Candidatus Brocadia sinica JPN1 encodes:
- the rnc gene encoding ribonuclease III, whose amino-acid sequence MILRTNSHIDPEKLSECQLAIGYYFNNTIVLERALTHTSCKLENNFSNERLEFLGDAILGMVISDYLYKALPECSEGELTKIKSVVVSQTTLAKVSMEAHLKDFLSVGRGLNDRNFLPKSLLANVFEAVVAAIYLDGGLEPAYNFTVKYLKKEVDIVCKDQHEKNYKSILQQYSQKEYGVTPSYRILQQIGPDHGKSFEVSVLIKGIEYGRGWGKSKKEAEQSAAKETLKIIVPDVIHENDNKPCI is encoded by the coding sequence ATGATACTCCGAACGAATAGTCACATAGACCCGGAAAAGCTCAGCGAGTGTCAATTGGCAATAGGATATTACTTTAACAATACCATTGTGCTTGAAAGGGCATTGACCCATACCTCCTGTAAACTAGAAAATAACTTTTCTAATGAACGTTTGGAATTTCTGGGAGACGCCATATTGGGTATGGTCATTTCTGACTATCTTTACAAGGCACTACCCGAATGTAGCGAGGGTGAGTTAACAAAGATAAAATCCGTAGTGGTAAGTCAAACGACGCTTGCCAAAGTTAGTATGGAGGCGCATCTAAAAGATTTTCTTTCTGTGGGAAGGGGTTTAAATGATCGGAATTTTCTTCCGAAATCCTTACTTGCTAATGTATTTGAAGCCGTTGTTGCTGCAATATATCTCGACGGAGGCCTTGAGCCCGCCTATAATTTTACGGTAAAGTATTTAAAAAAAGAGGTAGATATAGTCTGCAAGGATCAGCATGAGAAAAATTACAAATCCATCCTTCAACAGTATAGCCAAAAGGAATACGGCGTTACACCGAGTTATCGGATCCTGCAACAAATCGGACCAGACCATGGAAAGTCGTTTGAAGTAAGCGTACTTATAAAAGGTATTGAATATGGTAGAGGATGGGGCAAAAGCAAAAAGGAAGCAGAGCAATCCGCTGCAAAAGAAACATTGAAAATTATTGTCCCTGATGTAATTCACGAAAACGATAATAAACCCTGCATTTAA
- a CDS encoding flagellar motor protein MotB produces the protein MSDEEKGYEPPGWLLTYGDMVTLLVTFFVMLISLSTINIDKYKKTMLKVQKTFDASGGESLLEDGTSPIENLFERDLDPLEGSEMEEPLENFIDDEETYDYLSNFLKESKLAKYISIEDIKIGCKMEISLDSCFEKGESMLKREAHTILEELGVALRSIRGKIIIDANIGMAVKPGTEATDVSIDRAANISDFLIIKENIEPQRVAISGYSGVYTNENDTIGIVILKK, from the coding sequence ATGAGTGATGAAGAAAAGGGGTACGAACCTCCCGGCTGGCTTCTCACCTATGGGGATATGGTAACGTTGCTTGTTACTTTTTTTGTTATGTTGATCAGCCTTTCCACAATTAACATAGACAAGTATAAGAAGACTATGTTGAAGGTTCAAAAAACTTTTGATGCAAGTGGCGGGGAATCTTTATTGGAAGACGGTACAAGTCCTATAGAAAACCTCTTTGAAAGAGACCTGGATCCATTGGAAGGTTCCGAAATGGAAGAACCACTTGAAAATTTCATTGATGATGAAGAGACATACGATTATTTATCAAATTTTCTTAAGGAAAGCAAACTAGCCAAATACATAAGCATTGAAGATATAAAGATAGGATGCAAGATGGAAATTTCCCTGGATTCGTGTTTTGAAAAAGGTGAATCCATGCTAAAAAGGGAGGCACATACCATTCTTGAGGAATTAGGTGTGGCATTACGAAGCATAAGAGGTAAGATTATCATTGATGCCAATATAGGAATGGCCGTAAAGCCAGGTACAGAGGCAACAGATGTATCTATTGATAGAGCGGCCAACATATCTGATTTTCTCATTATCAAAGAAAATATCGAACCGCAAAGGGTTGCTATATCGGGATATTCTGGCGTTTATACAAATGAGAACGATACTATTGGGATTGTTATATTAAAAAAATGA
- a CDS encoding YkgJ family cysteine cluster protein, translated as MNSFKTNKNKDIQEDIQPWYKEGLRFECQRCGRCCRGEPGVVWVNKREIGKISAFLGITQNAFAKNYLRSINDRFSLLEYGNGDCIMYDNGCKIYDVRPCQCRSFPFWTSNLENRSEWEKLRKTCPGIGKGKLHTIKDIEDNVIIYEGRFG; from the coding sequence ATGAATAGCTTTAAAACGAATAAAAATAAGGATATTCAAGAAGACATTCAACCCTGGTATAAAGAAGGGTTGAGATTTGAATGTCAGCGATGCGGCAGATGCTGCCGCGGTGAACCAGGTGTGGTATGGGTGAATAAAAGGGAGATCGGGAAAATATCGGCATTTCTGGGTATTACACAAAATGCATTTGCCAAAAACTATTTGAGGAGCATTAATGACCGATTCAGCCTCCTGGAATATGGCAACGGTGATTGTATTATGTACGATAATGGTTGTAAGATTTATGATGTTAGACCCTGCCAGTGCAGGTCATTTCCATTTTGGACATCAAATTTAGAAAACAGGTCTGAGTGGGAAAAATTAAGGAAGACGTGTCCCGGTATAGGTAAAGGAAAATTACATACTATAAAAGACATTGAGGACAATGTAATAATATACGAAGGGCGTTTTGGCTAA
- a CDS encoding OmpA/MotB family protein, giving the protein MSAGNQKKKRIFETKPPDMFMLSYASLATLLLAFFIVLNTFTEEKKKEFIEGFQRSMKRREITFGMGGILSGWGDDKEKEAIRKMKYIYPDEKKESRESSDKGVNEINREEEHIPAAVVVSFDEHDAAIPLEGRRSLNNLIDLIGERPCSLIIEGHTRRNFIPSGEYHNCWKLSLDRAKVVADYLHEKGNISFKRLIPVGYGNNKPLTKDIRSDRHNDRVSIIINILK; this is encoded by the coding sequence ATGTCTGCTGGGAATCAAAAGAAAAAAAGGATTTTTGAGACAAAGCCTCCCGATATGTTCATGCTATCATATGCATCGCTTGCTACGTTATTACTGGCTTTTTTTATCGTCCTGAATACCTTTACCGAGGAAAAGAAAAAGGAGTTTATTGAGGGATTTCAAAGATCGATGAAAAGAAGGGAAATAACTTTTGGTATGGGCGGGATACTGTCTGGCTGGGGTGATGATAAAGAAAAAGAGGCTATTCGTAAAATGAAGTATATTTATCCTGACGAGAAAAAGGAGTCAAGAGAAAGCAGTGATAAAGGTGTAAACGAAATCAACCGGGAGGAAGAGCACATACCGGCGGCAGTTGTAGTTTCTTTTGATGAGCATGATGCTGCTATTCCTCTGGAGGGAAGACGTTCTCTGAATAATTTAATCGATTTAATTGGGGAAAGACCCTGCTCCCTTATTATTGAGGGACATACGAGAAGAAATTTCATACCTTCAGGAGAATACCATAACTGCTGGAAACTTTCTCTGGATCGCGCGAAGGTGGTGGCTGATTATCTTCACGAAAAAGGTAATATTTCTTTTAAGCGATTGATTCCTGTAGGATACGGGAATAACAAACCCTTGACAAAAGACATCAGGAGCGACAGACATAACGATCGGGTATCGATAATTATCAATATATTGAAATAG
- a CDS encoding motility protein A: MDPGALIGLIIGGGLIMVGIVMSGGVTAVMGYIDIPSIMIVVGGTVAATIVRYPIPTVMGAIGVAKKTVFVKMGSAEEEIKRLVEYCKVSRREGLLGLEKEIEKINDEFLIKAVRLLVDGSDSDTLRGILGTEIDNVRQRHSAGKGILEFAGLMAPAFGMIGTLIGLVDMLKKLDDPSKIGAGMAVALITTFYGVIMANLMLLPLAGRLDTLSKKEVSLKEIIMEGVVSIQKGDAPMITEDKLKSFLQPKAASKISSGPAKEGKQA; the protein is encoded by the coding sequence ATGGATCCCGGTGCACTGATTGGTCTGATAATTGGCGGTGGATTGATCATGGTGGGTATTGTTATGAGCGGCGGGGTAACTGCTGTAATGGGATATATCGATATTCCATCGATTATGATTGTAGTGGGGGGTACGGTAGCAGCAACAATTGTCAGATATCCTATTCCCACTGTGATGGGTGCGATTGGAGTAGCCAAAAAAACTGTCTTTGTAAAGATGGGATCGGCAGAGGAAGAGATTAAACGGTTGGTGGAATATTGCAAGGTTAGCCGTCGTGAAGGTCTTCTGGGACTGGAGAAAGAAATCGAAAAAATCAATGATGAGTTTCTGATCAAGGCGGTGAGATTGTTAGTTGACGGTTCAGACTCCGATACACTGAGAGGTATTTTAGGAACGGAAATTGATAATGTCCGCCAAAGACATTCAGCCGGTAAAGGGATTCTTGAGTTTGCAGGGTTGATGGCCCCTGCCTTTGGTATGATAGGAACATTGATCGGGCTTGTTGATATGTTGAAAAAGCTTGATGATCCGTCAAAGATCGGGGCAGGTATGGCCGTGGCGCTTATTACCACATTTTATGGAGTTATCATGGCAAATCTGATGCTGTTGCCACTTGCCGGCAGGCTGGATACCTTAAGCAAAAAGGAGGTTTCATTGAAAGAAATTATCATGGAGGGGGTAGTCTCTATCCAAAAAGGGGATGCCCCCATGATAACGGAAGATAAACTAAAATCATTTCTGCAACCGAAGGCAGCCAGTAAAATATCCTCCGGTCCTGCAAAAGAAGGAAAACAGGCATAA
- a CDS encoding NAD(P)/FAD-dependent oxidoreductase has product MTDNYDFIIVGGGPAGMMAAGRAGERGKKVILLEKKDHIGKKLLMCASGRCNVTNIAPLEVFITVYGRGGYFLRTALETFDNEKLRSFLLLYGVETIVENKGRVFPKSQKADSILKALEDYMHDHQIKIQTNVHVLRLNTENNHVIGVETNHGNVLGRNVLIATGGLSYPATGSTGEGYKLASSAGHTICPTYPAIIAFETAENWVKSLQGTPVKNVNIVAYQRGKKITGQFGEALFTHYGISGPCILDMSKRLVECFPVGPVEIRIDFKPGYTSEELDDILLDQIKRHGSKAIKSCLTFFVPEKLTPVLLNLCNMDHQKKASQITAPERKKILKQLKGLRLTLLCHRPVEEAIVTAGGVSLDEVDAKTMKSKLLGGLYFAGEVLDVDGPTGGFNLQAAFSTGYLAGNSVE; this is encoded by the coding sequence ATGACTGACAATTATGACTTCATTATTGTCGGCGGAGGCCCTGCGGGCATGATGGCCGCTGGTCGTGCCGGGGAGAGGGGGAAAAAAGTCATCCTTCTTGAAAAGAAGGACCATATAGGCAAAAAACTTCTCATGTGCGCTTCCGGGAGATGCAATGTAACCAACATAGCCCCATTAGAGGTATTCATAACGGTATACGGAAGGGGAGGGTATTTCCTCCGCACGGCATTGGAAACATTTGATAATGAAAAATTACGTTCATTCCTTCTGTTGTATGGAGTGGAAACAATTGTGGAAAATAAGGGGAGGGTCTTTCCAAAGAGCCAGAAGGCAGATTCCATTCTGAAGGCGCTTGAGGACTATATGCATGACCATCAGATAAAAATACAAACCAATGTGCATGTCTTGCGTCTCAATACAGAAAACAATCATGTAATCGGGGTTGAAACCAATCACGGAAATGTTTTGGGGAGAAACGTGCTCATCGCAACAGGGGGGCTTAGTTATCCCGCCACAGGCAGTACAGGAGAGGGTTATAAGCTAGCCTCATCCGCAGGCCACACAATTTGTCCAACATATCCCGCAATCATTGCCTTCGAGACGGCAGAAAACTGGGTAAAATCCCTGCAGGGAACCCCTGTCAAAAATGTAAACATCGTAGCCTATCAGCGAGGTAAAAAAATCACGGGACAGTTTGGGGAGGCCCTTTTTACTCATTACGGTATCTCAGGACCGTGTATCCTGGATATGAGCAAACGACTTGTCGAGTGTTTTCCGGTTGGACCGGTGGAAATACGTATAGACTTTAAACCAGGTTATACGTCTGAAGAACTTGACGACATCCTCCTGGATCAGATTAAGCGGCACGGCAGTAAGGCTATTAAATCTTGTCTTACTTTTTTTGTTCCGGAAAAATTAACCCCGGTTTTATTAAACCTTTGTAATATGGATCATCAAAAAAAGGCGTCTCAAATCACAGCGCCTGAAAGAAAGAAGATACTCAAACAACTCAAAGGGCTTCGTCTCACATTATTATGTCATCGGCCTGTCGAGGAGGCTATTGTTACGGCAGGAGGTGTAAGTCTGGACGAAGTTGATGCGAAGACGATGAAATCAAAACTCCTGGGAGGGCTGTATTTTGCTGGTGAAGTGCTGGATGTAGACGGTCCCACCGGAGGATTTAACCTCCAGGCGGCATTTTCTACAGGATATCTTGCAGGGAATTCCGTTGAATAA
- a CDS encoding ferrous iron transporter B translates to MSVVDMNTYKVALVGNPNVGKSVIFGLLTGKYVTVSNYPGTTVEVSRGICKGLDGGIEIVDTPGANSLIPLSEDESVARDMLLEEYKKHIVQVADAKNLRRGLLITSQLAEMGLPVVLVLNMWDELLDRGMNVDVDVLQGILGVPVVKTIATHRVGITALFNAIPVAKVPNLHIDYGSLIEEGISRIHKILQGNTTVNERALAIMLLSGDEALEEKLRHKLADGSLAEIKRIRDGIQSHFSNPLSYVINIRRANFVDTLVDKVTLTLRKEKETHPVVRDIFFYFLVPLVSFFMGYKLTALLMYLISSRLPSGSILTFITPLAVGGISSLWFSLYLYLREFKAKSTIAEVLGRITMHPIAAFPLLIIILWIVYKLVGEFGAGTCVDFFEEKVFGRSLIPSGGFDLSVYIPFIKKTYVFTHVNFQGFNYYFGLLAQKVISKDNIIFDLFLNEQSGLVRVGLTYAIAIVFPIVGFFFLAFGIMEDSGYLPRLAVMVDKIFKRIGLNGKAVLPMVLGLGCDTMATLTTRILNTKKERIIATLLLALAIPCSAQLGVISSVLGRVSGIYFAVYVFVICTQLLFVGYLSSKVLPGTPSDFLMEIPPFRMPKLSNIFIKTFYRVHWFLKEAVPLFMLGTLALFVATKLGALSFAERISAPIVRNFLGLPEETAQGFILGFLRRDYGAVSIFKTLEEKGGSAGIDPKQLLVSLVVITLFIPCLANFFVMIKEQGAKNAFFMFAFILPYSILIGGILRFILQQF, encoded by the coding sequence ATGTCTGTAGTTGATATGAATACCTATAAGGTTGCCCTTGTGGGAAACCCAAATGTCGGGAAAAGTGTGATATTTGGTTTGTTAACAGGAAAATACGTGACTGTTTCAAACTATCCCGGAACAACGGTGGAGGTTTCCCGCGGTATTTGCAAAGGGTTGGACGGTGGAATTGAGATTGTAGATACGCCGGGGGCAAATAGTCTTATTCCCCTTTCTGAGGATGAGAGTGTCGCAAGGGATATGCTTTTGGAAGAGTACAAAAAGCATATCGTCCAGGTGGCGGACGCAAAGAATCTTCGGCGTGGTCTACTGATTACCTCCCAACTAGCAGAGATGGGACTCCCTGTTGTACTGGTATTAAATATGTGGGATGAACTCTTAGATAGGGGTATGAATGTTGATGTAGACGTACTGCAGGGAATTTTGGGTGTACCGGTCGTGAAAACTATTGCCACACATAGAGTAGGAATAACCGCACTGTTTAATGCTATACCCGTTGCAAAAGTCCCCAATCTTCATATTGATTACGGGAGCTTAATCGAAGAAGGCATTTCAAGGATACACAAAATATTGCAGGGTAACACGACAGTGAATGAACGAGCACTGGCGATAATGCTTTTATCAGGTGATGAAGCCCTTGAAGAAAAGTTACGACATAAACTCGCAGACGGTTCACTTGCTGAAATCAAGCGCATTCGGGATGGTATTCAAAGCCATTTTAGCAACCCGTTGAGTTACGTGATTAACATCAGACGGGCAAATTTTGTGGATACGTTAGTTGACAAGGTGACCCTTACCCTCAGGAAGGAAAAAGAAACTCATCCGGTTGTGAGGGATATATTTTTTTATTTTCTTGTGCCATTGGTCTCTTTTTTCATGGGATATAAGCTTACGGCATTATTGATGTATCTCATTTCATCTCGACTTCCTTCCGGCAGTATTTTGACTTTTATCACGCCTCTTGCCGTCGGCGGTATATCATCTCTATGGTTCTCACTGTATCTCTATTTGAGAGAATTCAAGGCAAAGAGCACGATTGCAGAGGTATTGGGGCGTATTACCATGCATCCGATAGCAGCCTTTCCTCTCTTGATTATTATTTTATGGATTGTTTATAAACTCGTGGGGGAGTTTGGGGCTGGAACGTGCGTTGATTTCTTTGAAGAGAAGGTATTTGGTCGTTCTTTAATACCTTCGGGTGGTTTTGATCTGAGCGTATATATTCCATTTATTAAAAAAACCTATGTATTTACCCATGTAAATTTCCAGGGGTTTAATTATTATTTTGGACTGCTTGCACAGAAAGTGATAAGCAAGGACAACATTATATTTGACTTGTTTTTAAATGAACAATCCGGATTAGTACGAGTGGGGCTTACCTATGCAATTGCTATTGTTTTTCCTATTGTGGGGTTTTTCTTCCTGGCGTTTGGCATTATGGAAGATAGTGGTTATCTCCCGCGTCTTGCCGTTATGGTTGATAAGATATTTAAACGGATAGGGTTGAATGGAAAAGCGGTTCTTCCGATGGTGCTGGGTCTGGGTTGTGATACCATGGCGACCCTAACAACCCGCATCCTGAATACGAAAAAAGAGAGGATTATTGCCACCTTGCTGTTGGCATTAGCCATTCCGTGTTCTGCACAGTTGGGGGTTATTTCGAGTGTGCTGGGTAGGGTGTCGGGTATATATTTTGCTGTATACGTTTTTGTCATTTGCACACAGCTTCTCTTTGTAGGTTATTTGTCTTCCAAGGTCTTGCCAGGGACCCCTTCTGATTTCTTGATGGAGATACCTCCATTTCGGATGCCTAAGTTATCGAATATCTTTATTAAGACGTTTTATAGAGTCCACTGGTTTTTAAAGGAGGCCGTGCCTTTGTTTATGCTCGGTACCCTTGCATTATTTGTGGCAACAAAATTAGGAGCGCTTTCCTTTGCGGAGAGAATAAGTGCGCCAATTGTCAGGAATTTTTTAGGACTACCGGAAGAAACAGCGCAAGGGTTCATCCTGGGATTCTTGAGAAGGGATTATGGCGCCGTGAGTATCTTTAAGACGTTAGAAGAAAAAGGCGGGAGCGCCGGTATCGACCCAAAACAATTACTGGTTTCTTTGGTCGTAATTACATTATTTATTCCCTGCCTTGCCAATTTTTTTGTGATGATTAAAGAACAGGGAGCAAAAAATGCATTTTTCATGTTTGCATTTATCTTGCCATATTCTATACTTATTGGTGGTATTTTACGGTTCATTTTACAACAATTTTAG
- a CDS encoding NYN domain-containing protein yields MVGGRIKGSQQRIGIFVDVQNMFYSAKALHQSKIDYSKLLLEIVGDRNLIRAIAYVVQKPDVDQSSFTDALSRLGYEIKSKELRLRPDGTAKGDWDMGIAIDSIAIAPKLDTVVLVSGDGDFAPLVEMLKAHGCRVEVVSFRRSTAIELIDAATKYTAIEESMLFKEKKFQKNDTPNE; encoded by the coding sequence ATGGTAGGTGGACGAATCAAAGGATCACAACAAAGGATCGGAATATTCGTTGATGTCCAAAATATGTTCTATTCGGCGAAGGCGCTACACCAATCAAAAATCGATTACAGTAAACTTTTATTAGAAATTGTAGGCGATAGAAATCTCATTCGTGCAATTGCATATGTCGTGCAAAAACCCGATGTAGATCAATCCAGTTTTACAGATGCATTAAGTCGCTTAGGATATGAAATTAAATCGAAGGAACTTCGATTGAGACCTGACGGGACGGCAAAGGGGGACTGGGACATGGGTATTGCTATCGATTCCATCGCAATTGCGCCAAAATTAGATACGGTGGTACTCGTAAGTGGAGATGGGGATTTTGCTCCACTTGTGGAAATGTTGAAGGCACATGGCTGCCGGGTAGAAGTTGTCTCGTTCAGGCGCAGCACGGCCATCGAGCTTATTGATGCTGCCACAAAATACACGGCTATAGAAGAATCGATGCTGTTCAAGGAGAAAAAGTTCCAAAAAAATGATACTCCGAACGAATAG
- a CDS encoding cyclodeaminase/cyclohydrolase family protein has protein sequence MYRNEPLEKYLKDAAAGTPVPGGGSVAALVGALATSMASMSANLTIGRGKFKQYDSQLKKILEESGKSRETLLSLMEEDIKVYSGVNNAYGLPKLTEAEKNKRSEEIQKATIFAMEVPLKTMMCCLYVLEQTRELVDIANPNLISDVGVACFLAEAAFQCAKLNVEINLATIKNQSLFEKVQNEISHAEKKAKLFFKEIKACIQEKMMR, from the coding sequence GTGTATAGAAACGAACCGCTCGAAAAGTATTTAAAAGATGCGGCTGCTGGAACACCGGTGCCCGGTGGTGGAAGTGTAGCAGCATTAGTAGGTGCATTAGCAACGTCAATGGCTTCAATGTCGGCAAATCTTACTATTGGCAGGGGAAAATTTAAGCAATACGATTCGCAACTGAAGAAGATACTAGAAGAGTCTGGAAAGAGCAGAGAAACATTATTATCCTTGATGGAGGAGGATATTAAAGTTTATAGCGGGGTCAATAATGCGTATGGATTGCCGAAGTTAACCGAAGCGGAAAAGAATAAACGGTCTGAAGAAATACAAAAAGCAACCATCTTTGCAATGGAAGTTCCTTTAAAAACGATGATGTGTTGCCTTTATGTATTGGAACAGACGCGAGAATTAGTGGACATTGCGAATCCCAATCTCATTTCCGATGTGGGTGTAGCCTGTTTTTTGGCGGAAGCGGCATTTCAATGCGCAAAATTAAATGTGGAAATAAACCTTGCCACTATCAAGAACCAAAGCCTTTTTGAAAAGGTGCAGAATGAAATAAGCCACGCCGAAAAGAAGGCAAAGCTATTTTTCAAAGAGATAAAAGCGTGCATTCAGGAAAAAATGATGAGATAA
- a CDS encoding metal-dependent transcriptional regulator: protein MTEPSQEEILELIWTMEEETKRVEKGLLIKKIPLPAAEEKLNTLVNEDYIKIVDNSVEFTKKGRADARLVIRRHRLAERLLNDVLDVKEDAMDSSACKFEHILDEEVTTSICTLLGHPISCPHGKTIPPGECCEKANKEIRPVVMPLSDLRSGDKAKVSYIVTKYHGRLDRLSSMGLLPGVQIRLHQRQPTYVIQMGETQIALDSAIARDIYVRLV from the coding sequence ATGACCGAGCCCAGTCAGGAAGAAATTCTGGAGTTGATATGGACAATGGAAGAGGAAACGAAAAGGGTCGAAAAAGGTCTGTTAATAAAAAAGATACCTCTTCCCGCAGCAGAAGAGAAATTGAATACCCTTGTTAACGAGGACTATATAAAGATAGTGGACAATAGTGTAGAGTTTACCAAAAAAGGCAGGGCAGACGCGCGATTAGTTATCAGAAGACACCGGCTTGCAGAAAGACTGTTGAACGATGTCTTAGACGTAAAAGAAGATGCCATGGATTCCAGTGCATGTAAATTTGAACATATCCTCGATGAGGAAGTCACCACAAGTATATGCACTTTATTGGGACATCCAATAAGTTGTCCTCATGGAAAAACTATACCGCCTGGAGAGTGTTGTGAAAAGGCGAATAAAGAGATAAGACCTGTTGTGATGCCGTTATCAGACCTGAGGTCAGGGGATAAGGCGAAAGTGTCCTACATTGTGACAAAATACCATGGTCGGCTTGATAGGTTATCTTCCATGGGTTTATTGCCCGGCGTTCAAATCCGCCTTCATCAAAGACAACCGACGTATGTTATCCAGATGGGTGAGACTCAAATTGCCCTTGACAGCGCTATTGCACGGGATATATACGTGCGTCTTGTGTGA
- a CDS encoding SoxR reducing system RseC family protein, with translation MQIRGKILSISGNIAEVCIIKENVTCGSCSACPKKLGVRDILKVAAIDGIQIGQEVVLHDTKNWLMKNKIVFSLLAFVSGIILTEFISKIISFGAYHKQIDLLGAGMATVIALVVLWVKRPRYLFRIELIGRGKTKL, from the coding sequence ATGCAAATACGAGGGAAGATACTATCTATTTCAGGCAATATTGCAGAGGTTTGTATTATCAAAGAAAATGTAACATGCGGAAGTTGCTCTGCCTGTCCTAAGAAATTGGGTGTACGTGATATTCTAAAAGTGGCTGCGATAGACGGAATCCAGATTGGGCAGGAGGTTGTGCTCCACGATACAAAAAATTGGCTTATGAAGAATAAAATTGTATTTTCATTGCTTGCCTTTGTGTCAGGAATTATATTGACAGAATTCATATCGAAGATTATATCATTCGGCGCTTACCACAAACAGATTGACCTGCTTGGAGCTGGTATGGCAACGGTGATAGCGTTGGTCGTATTATGGGTCAAGAGACCGAGATATCTTTTTAGAATAGAGTTGATAGGAAGGGGAAAGACTAAATTATGA
- a CDS encoding L,D-transpeptidase family protein — MKTIQNSFITIFGVWVLSVLSSIDIATYAETPGFEIAKENNQKSPLLLAKKEEDIVIYKKDIIIRSDELKADSKKDAEEFKPIEKPVSKRQEPQKQETPALDIVDKYLKEGKKYEARNVLSDFFINKKIPEKQKEIKDLLDKLNEELIFSPLPSPDATMYTVQAGDALARIAKQFNTTYELIMRINGKTSTRLNVGEQLKILTGKTKILISKTDFTLTLMLNDHYVKQYRIATGKNDKTPVGTFEVKNKMKEPVWYSPEGGVFPYGHKENILGTRWIGFKDKPNLAGYGIHGTTQPETIGTASSNGCIRMLNSDVEELYDFVTSDTEIIIQG; from the coding sequence ATGAAGACAATTCAAAATTCTTTCATAACGATCTTTGGAGTATGGGTCCTTTCTGTTTTATCCAGCATAGATATTGCCACATATGCCGAAACACCTGGTTTTGAAATAGCTAAAGAAAATAACCAGAAGTCACCCCTCTTATTAGCAAAAAAAGAGGAAGATATAGTTATTTATAAAAAAGATATTATTATTCGTTCTGACGAGCTTAAGGCGGATTCGAAAAAAGATGCAGAAGAGTTCAAACCCATCGAAAAACCGGTATCAAAAAGACAAGAACCGCAAAAGCAAGAAACACCTGCCCTGGATATTGTTGACAAGTATTTAAAAGAGGGGAAAAAATACGAGGCAAGAAATGTGCTGTCTGATTTTTTTATCAATAAAAAAATACCGGAAAAACAAAAAGAGATAAAGGATCTGTTGGATAAATTGAATGAAGAACTGATCTTCTCGCCCCTACCTTCTCCAGATGCCACAATGTATACAGTTCAGGCCGGTGACGCCCTTGCCAGAATTGCAAAACAATTTAACACAACCTACGAGCTGATTATGAGAATTAACGGCAAGACGTCCACACGATTGAACGTTGGCGAGCAATTAAAAATACTGACTGGAAAGACAAAGATACTCATTAGCAAGACTGACTTTACGCTGACATTGATGTTGAATGATCATTACGTAAAGCAATATCGCATTGCAACAGGGAAAAACGATAAAACACCGGTGGGTACGTTTGAAGTAAAAAATAAGATGAAAGAGCCTGTATGGTATTCACCGGAGGGGGGTGTATTCCCCTACGGACACAAAGAAAATATTCTTGGTACCCGGTGGATAGGTTTCAAAGATAAACCAAACCTGGCTGGATACGGAATTCATGGTACGACACAACCCGAAACAATCGGTACGGCTTCGTCAAATGGTTGTATTAGAATGTTAAATAGCGATGTAGAAGAACTCTATGATTTTGTGACGTCGGATACCGAGATTATTATTCAAGGGTGA